The Diceros bicornis minor isolate mBicDic1 chromosome 26, mDicBic1.mat.cur, whole genome shotgun sequence sequence caagtattttaggctttgcagtctctgtcgcaactactcaccactgctgttgtagcatgaaaacagccatagacagtATGCAAATgagtgggcatggctgtgttccaataaaactttatttatgaaaacagGAGGCAGACCAGATTTGGCCCCTGGACTGTAGTTTGCCGACCCCTGCTTTATACCATTACCCAGGACTTTGGTTAACagacccatttaaaaaaaaaaatcacattttaaagcaTCCACAGTGAAGGGGAAGGGCAGTTCTTCACATATCCATGATTACAAGATCAGAGAATCCTCATTCTGCTGGCAGTATGATAAAattcttgagtttttaaaatgcttCAACCCTTCTTTATCATACAGTAAAATGCTATGAAATCAGCTGTTATAAATGGGCTGTTGATGGCACAGTTTAGTTTGATTCCAGAAAGCACCtaaaaagatggagagagagatggcTTTTTCCTTGGAATTCAACCTGAGTCACTGGGTCCTGATCCATAAGATGAAGAGGTCTGAGTCGATGGTTTCTCAAATCCTTTTCTGTGGTAACAGTCTATGATGCTGTGTTTAACGTGCAGAATCACTGTAGTTTTCCTTTGTAGACATGCCAGTGATAACCACACCTGTGTGAAGACAAAACACGATGAGATGATGGCCATTTACTTCACCAGTGGAACAAGCGGACCTCCTAAAATGACCGGACACACCCACAGCAGTTTTGGTTTAGGATTATCTGTAAAtggaaggtactttcacagaaCAGCAGCTTGAAGTGTCAAAACTGCCAAGGTGATGATCCATTTATtggtcttttaaatttgttttcctaTATATTTCAAGGCTATTCTTTGTTTTCCCAGGTTCTGGCTGGATTTGACATCTTCAGATGTGATGTGGAATACCTCAGACACAGGCTGGGCAAAGTCTGCATGGAGTAGTGTTTTTTCTCCATGGATCCAGGGAGCATGTGTATTTGCACATTATCTGCCGCATTTTGAGCCAACTTCCATCTTGCAGGTAAGGCAGAGCACAAGAGGTCAACATTTAGAAATGCATTAGCAGTGTTACTGACAGGAATGGTGAATAAAGTAACTTGCAGAAATCAGAGTAGACAACATGATTGAAGATATGTCACATCCAGAAGCTCAATTATCATGAAAAGATACACAGAGGAAAGGTGAGGGCATTTATGTTACAATAAACAATGTTTAAGTGGTGCTGTGCCTACCGTAGACGTTTAGGCACTTATTAAAGTTGTTGTAAGACCAAGACTTTATCTCTAAATTGCAGACACTCTCCAAGTTTCCCATCACAGTCTTCTGTTCAGCACCAACTGCATACCGAATGCTTGTACAGAGTGATATGAGCAGGTAAGAAAGGTTGGTAAATAGGCAcctagtgggggaggggagaggaagctaTAAAGTAAAAGGTCTTTCTGCCTAAAACATAGCTCCAAACTAGTAGGTATGGGATTTAACaatctctcctcctctttctccttcttgccTACATTCTGTAAATGATAACCACTACATCCAGGGCAGGATCCCCTAAGcaaggagaggaaagggaaggtTCAGCCCTGTGTATACCTCTGAGCCCAGTGGTTTTGGGTAAGAAGGTGTTTAATCTTTTGGATGATGACTGTTACCTGAGCTGAGAAAGTAGAGAAATTTCTTCTATTTGGAACCTATCCCAGCAAATAGGAAAAAGGATGaatgtcttttattctattactGATTCCATTTGAAAGGGTAgattggtaaatatttttaaattgattttttaaaatttttgaataagAAATTTCATATGATGTAAAATTCAATAGCTATATAAGACTATGTAGTGAAAAGTCTTCCTCCAAACCTTTCCTCAGTCTCCGTTCTCCCTCTCCCTGAAATCTATGTACACACAAGCCAATATGCTTACATTCTCCCCCACTCTTTCATAAACATAAATAGAAACATAATATGCACACAGTTctgaatcttcctttttttgcctaaATACACAGCCTGGAACTGTGCTGTCCCATATGATAACCACTAGCCACAAGCAGTTATTTCAATTtaagttttaattaaatttaaaattcagttcctcagtggcAGTAGCcatgtttcaagtgctcaatagccacacagGACTATAAGATATTGTAGTGGATAGTGCAGATTATAGAACACTTCTGTCgtcgcagaaagttctattggacagcacggTCCAGGAGCTTCCTCATTCTATTTTTCACAGCTGtacagtattccattgcatgactATTCCACAGTTTATCCAGACAATTGGTAAACTCTTAATCActgatttaaaatgttattaCGTGGTACCTTCGCTAAGGATTGCATGGCTTTATTTGCAACAAGTCAtgcccccccaccaaaaaaaaatctaaaggcagaaaagaaaaagaaaaactggcaTTTGGGGAGTCATTTTATGATGTtagaatgattcatttattttgtgttgGAGAGGGGAGTAAGGAAGGAACTACAACACACTTTATATTGAAATTTCACTAGCAATCATCCtaactttcatttctctccatttttcctCCTAAATTTAACTTATGTGTTTTCTGAGAAGCTGTAAGTTCAAAAACTTAAAGCACTGTGTGAGTGCTGGAGAACCAATCAACCCTGAAGTGATTGAACAATGGAGAAACAGGACAGGTCTGGATATTTACGAAGGATACGGACAGACTGAAACGGTACACGCACCTCACTGAACAGACAGGGCTGGACTCGATTTAGTTGGATGAATAAAACCAAAGTGTTTATTATGACCTTATGATTGTTTGAGGGATAGGGAGGAAGTGGAGTGGTTAgaagaacaatttaaaaaaaggatggAGGGACGGTGATTACAAAAAAGCTCTATAATAGTTGTTTAAATAGCCATTCGTTGAGGAAAACCACTATATAACTGATCAGGGCTGAgggcattaaaatatattttaaatgaaaacatgctAGATCTACAGAAAGAGAGATTTCTCCTTCTGTAATAGAGAACTTAGGGCAGCCTCAAAAATGGAAAATGCCAAGTTCTGTAATAGAGAACTTAGGGCAGCCTCAAAAATGGAAAATGCCAAGTTCCTTGTTACTTGAAATATTAAGAGTTCACTGGACAACTCCTTGGCAGGCATACTCTAGAAAGCGTTATTTATAGAGCTCGTAGAAATAAGAATAAGAAGATATTCTAGagggaatgaatgaaataataagaAGAGTGGTTATTATGTAAGGAAAGAGAGGGGTAAGATTGAGCAGATAAAGGAAAGGCTGAAAGAAATTTTTCACAATGTGTCTTTTTATAATCCTTCAATTTATAAACCATGAGAATGTCATACCTGgtcaaaaattaaaataccaaaaataaaataaaaacaaaaattgataaaTGTACTAAGTAGAAACAGCATATCATGCTAATATGAGTACAAATGTTTTCATAAATATGGATATTTtagtaattataaatttattaagTGGTATAACTTTATCATACATATTTGTTTAGTGTCTATCTTtactccatgagagcagagaatTAGTTTTGTTTTAAGCCTGGTTCACAGTaagttctcagtaaatgtttgttgaacgaatacaggtggatgaatgaatgaattttaactTACTTGTAATGCTACTTTAGTCTTACTTGTAATTGGCTACTTTAGTCTTTCTTCTTCTTAACTAGGTGCTAATCTGTGGAAATTTTAAGGGAATGAAAATGAAGCCTGGCTCAATGGGAAAGCCTTCTCCTGCTTTTGATGTTAAGGTTTGCACATCCCTTTCTAGGAGAATATTTAACAACCCAATCTGTTTACCACCTACCCCTCTTCTACCCTCCCCACGCTCTTAGTtttggtgatgatttcatgtTACTTCCATGGTATCTTGACTTCCATGTAAAGATGGCAATGGGTTAGAAACATTAGTTTATTGGTCTCCAAGTTTTTGCAAAGCAGTTGCTTGTGCCAAGcagtgctaagcattttacaaatattaatccATTTAATTCCCAGAAGGAACCTATGAGAGACATATTAATATAAGAATAATTTCAtagatgaggcacagagaggtaaggacctcatctgaggtcacacagctagtagctGCTATAACTTCCCAAACAATCTGGTTCCAGTATCCCCACTCTTAACCACACCACCACCCTGCCCCTTCTGGTGAGGGAGGTCAAGACCTCCTGAAGAGGTCAAAGTAGGCCAAAAGAGGCTAAGCGTACAGTGGCTGCAgcattctccctctctttccccagcCTCACCTggccatttcctggctctccataACCACTGCCATTACTACCACCTGATCCCTATTGGGCATCCTATTATCCCGTCTGCAAACTTTGTACAGAGTTAGAATTTTTCTCAGGTTGACCCAGCCAAAGCTAGGTATAAACGAAGGAACTTGCACTAACAGTGAGAGAAAACCATAGcaatgaaaacacaaaatggaTAAGTTTACAGAATGGAGAGCTCAGAACCAAACTTAAATGAGGGTTAGTTGTAGATTAGATCAATGTTTCCCAAGCTTATCTGATCATAAGAATCACATGGGCACTTGTTAAAAATACTGACTCGCAGGCCCCTTCCCTAGCGAGTCTGATTCAATAGATTTAGGAAAGGACCTGAAACCTGTGTTTTAGACAAGCACACCAGGAAATTCTTATGATCAGGTAAGTTTGAGAAAGTTTAGATGAGATTGATTGCTGATGTCACTGTTTATTGAATAAACCAGATGCTGGGCTCTTTCCCTCACTTTAACTTTGCTATGGGAACCTGTCTAAAGATAGGATTGCCGAGTGGTTCAGGCCTGGCTCTGCTCTTCACTAGCTGAGTGTCTTTGGGTAAGCTGTTAAAGCCTTGGTTTCctgatttgtaaaatggggactagggtgaccaacttgccCCAGTTTGCATGGGACTtacctggttttagcactgaaagtcacACATCCCAGGGACACTCTCCTGCCTCAGTCCCGGACAAACTGAGAATGTTGGTAATCCTAACAACAGAACTGATTTTATAggtttcttgtgaggattaaatgagataacatctcTAAAGAGCATAGCAAAGTTCTTGGTACATAATAAAAGTCCGAAAGATAAgtgccattattattattcaccTCTCCCTCGCACTCCCTGCCTTTGAAAAGCTTTTCTAAGAAGAGGTGGTAGGGAAGCCTTGGTTACATTCTGTTAACAGGCCTAACAATACTTCATTGGTTTATAGGCTGCCTTAGGTTGGAGACAGAAATATTGATAATTAAGCATTATCATGTCTGCATTACAAGTAATCAAGTTGACTTTTCACACagctgtgttcctttcttccctcttaatgACAGCAACATGCATTGCTGTGATGTTCTCACAGGTGCAGCTGTACTCACAGTGATCCCAACCGCAATGTACCACCAGTTCCCCACTAATTCGAGCCCAGTAGTTTTCTAGAGCAATTATAATTCAATGCAAAAGGGTGTGGCCGAGAGGAAAACAGTGTTCTGCCATACATCCCTAATCAGCATcactaccttcattttttttcccaatttttttttttggtaaaatacacgtaacataTAATTTACAATCTTGACCATTTTTAATTGCACAaatcagtggtattaaatacattcataatgttgtgcaaccatctccactatccatctccataattcttttcatcttgtaaaactgaaactctatatccattagaTAATAAATCCCACTCCCCAAtccccccagccctggcaaccaccattctactttctgtctctatgattttgactattctaaatacctcgtataagtggaatcatacagtatttgtctttttgtgactggcttattacacttagcataatgtcctcaaggttcatccatgttgttgcatgtatcagaatttctcacctttttaaggctgaataatattccattgtatggatacaacacattttgcttatccattcatctgttgatggatggtTGGGTTTCTTTTACagtttagctattgtgaataatgctgtgatgaacttGGGTACACAAATATCTCTTGGAGACCATACttttaattctttggggtatatacccaaaagtggaattgctggatcatatggtaattctatttttaattttctgaggaactgccaaactgttttccacagttgctagaccattttacattcccaccaacagtgcacaagggttccagtttcttcacatcctcgccaatacttattttctattttttttttttcatggtagcCATCCTCATGGGTGTGAGGTggcatctccttgtagttttgatttacatttccctaatgcaGCTACCTTCATTTTTAACTCTTCCTCAAGTGTTCTTATTACTGAGCCTCTTGTTACTTAGCTAACAGCCTCTGCAATGACATTCTGGCATGTGGGGATGTGCTCCAACCAGCTGGATTTCAATTCTTGCAACTTCAAAGCCCAAAGCTCATAATTTTCATGTTTAAACATTTTAGGACCCCTTGAACAATGAGGAACGTGATTCTCTCTAGAgatagaatattttttcttttcccatctATTGAAGAATAGTCTGTGATAAGTATTTGGGACTCTTAAAATAtctcttttccttcaataattCCTTGATACTGGAGCCAAATATCTCTTTAGATGACTGGGcaggaatttatattttttatttgcaagAATTTAAAATTAAGGCTTTACATTTAGAACTCCTTTGCTTTTCAAGTTTCTCATTGAGGACATAAGCCCTTTTCCTTCTGGAAAGTGCCCAATAAGTATTATACTCTATTTTCCACACAAGCCACATCTCAGGTTTGAAGGTTCTTGGTGGATGTATATAAAAGCAGAGTAGAGCGTTCATATTTAGAAAGAGTTAAAAGTTATTTAGAGTAAAATCTGGTACGTAAGATAAGCAATCAACCTGAGAAATCctaatttggatttttaaaaattgaactccTAGAGAGATTCCAGAGAGAAGTGTAATGATGAAAAGTGTAGGATCTGGAGTGTGATTGCTGAGATTTGAATTCCTGCTCAATCATGTACTGTCTCACTTaaactctctgcacctcagtttcctcatatggaaAATGAGCCTAATAATAGTTCTAACCAGATAGCACTGTTGTAAGGAATAAAGAAGGTGTGAAGTACTTAGAGCTGTAGCATTTATTACTTGGAATGCAGTAAGTGTCTAATAAATGCTAGCTACTATTAGGCACTTCAGGTAATCATGAGGATTGGGAGAGGGTGAGAGAGCAAGGCTTTGGCTTACCCACCACTGTCTCAGCCAGAGAACATTCCCCTTTTCCTGCTGACTTCTGTTTGGCTTCCCAAGTGAGGTTTTGTTTGTTCCACagtaaaagtttgaaaaccactaatgAAATATTGAtttgaaaggaaaagacaatcaaGATATATTGCTAAATGATAAAAGCAGGTTGTAAAACAGTATGTTATAAAGTGATCCCATTTTTTCCTATGTCTATGTTGTCTCAAAAAATGTCACCAAAATGTGATTATTGCTAAATGgtagaattaaagaaaatttttattttctttcacattttgctaacctgcattttatattttacaataagaatttaaataaatacatttctctTAGGAATTTAAAGtatactaaaaatttttttgaagtctGCATTCCTAAAGGgcaacagaacaaaataaaacatgcaaAGTAAAGATTTAAGATGTGGCATTACATAAAAATTCTCTTAAATAAATTGTTCTGTTTTATCCTAGATTTTAGATGTAAATGGCAATGTTCTACCTCCTGGACAAGAAGGAGATATTGGCATTCAAGTTCTACCTACCCGACCATGTGGCCTATTTACTCATTATGTAGTAAGAGACTTATCAAATAGCCTcttatcttctatttctctctcaaAAGTGCTTGGTAACTATCCCTACTTGCCACAAAGCACACCTGGGTACTTGGCCTTTTCTGAGAGATTCATCATCCTGCCTAGTAATCCCTCAGACAGGGAACTGAAGAAACCCCCAAATTCTTACTAGAGAAGGGCACGCTGGTCCCCGAGGCTAGATCACAGCTCCAGGCCCATGAAGGCAAGAGGAAAGGAGCCCTAGAAAGAAGACAGCTCTCTTAATATCCATTGATCCTCTCCACTATAAAACAGGACCCAATCATTTTCCTGAAATCTGATTAGCAGTCTCCCTTCTTGGgaggagtgagagggagagagaatggggcAGTGAGATGAAGTAAATTTCTTTCACTAGAGGCCTTCCAAGCTCCTTATTGTTTGCAAGCATATTTTCATCTCTAATCATAGCATATAAATCAGAGTAAAGTTTACATCAATATAATCAATAGTCAAGGTTTTAGTTGCCAGTGAATTTTACATAATGTTAACAATGCTTCGTTTTTCTCCCTGCCAAAGTGACAGGACCAATTCTCTGTTTttgtgtaaaacaaaacaaaatacaaaaacaaaaatattgtcTGTTCTTTGAATGTAATGGTGTTGGTGCTTTCTTTTAACTCTGAGTAttgacttctctcttttcctaccAGTGTTAGATGTTAACCAATTAGCAAAAGACTTATTTAGCCTACTCCTCTGAGCTGGGAGCTCCtgcaatatttattttgtgatcCATCTAAGAAAATCCTCAGGATGGAAGCATGCTTAGTCTTTGTAACTGTAGTTTACCTTTCTTATATTGGGCCAACTCAGTCCTGGAATTTCATCCTCATTTCACACACTGGCTCCTCTTCAGTCTAAGGCTTCTCAAAggaacaaaattttctttttccttaaacatttaaaaatccacCAGAAGAGTCACattcataataatattaacaaaatgCTATTTATTTCGCAGGATAATCCTACAAAAACAGCTTCAACTCTACGAGGCAATTTCTATATCACTGGGGATAGGGGCTATATGGATGAAGATGGGTATTTTTGGTTTGTGGCAAGATCGGATGATATCATATTATCCTCtgggtaattttctttttcatctgtgCATATGTCTGTGTTAACTGATCATCGGTGTCCTGGAGTGAACCTGCTGCTCCCGTTTATAAATTCCTGCTATATGTTTTATTTCCCAGCTACCGAATTGGACCATTTGAAGTAGAAAATGCCCTGATTGAGCATCCTGCCATAGCAGAGTCAGCCGTTGTCAGCAGCCCAGACCCCGTCAGAGGAGAGGTAAAAAGAGCAGATTCACCTGCACTTTATAACTTGTTGGCAGTCTAACACATACTTTTACACAGTAGTTCACTGAAACAGAATTACCCAAATGATTCATTCACTAACTATGCAAGTTAGAGAGAGAGTCATTACTAAATATGTAAGTCAAATAGAAATATGCTAGTCAGAAAGAACTGCTATGGAATAAGACTGAAAGATATATACTGTAAAGAATTTGAATCCCTTCCATGGAGGGCTGGGGCAAAGATGGTGTGAATGCCAACAACCCAGGCTCACACCAGGATAGGATGCCAGAGATTAGCTAGATAGGATCAAGTTCTTACCCAGAAAGTCTGGAAACCAACATGGTCCTGGTGTAGCTGAGGAGGATAGGCTGGCATCAGAAAACAGGGGTGTGAGCCAGGGCAGTGACAGGAACTGAGGCAACCAGAAGCAGCCTGAGTGGGTAGATAAGTAGAGGATTAAGGAAATAAGCCATGAATAAGACAAGAGTCCTGAAAGCTCCTCCTATGGCCTGGTCACATGGTAGTTTGGGTTTAAAGTTTCCATGCCACTCTTTAGGCCCCCTTTGCCAGGCAGGGCCTCCAATATTCCAGGTAGACAAGAGCAGGGAACAGATTCAGTGATTATTAAAGTTTGTCCCTTCGCTCTGAACTCCACTAGTAGGGTTTCATCAGTCTCAGCTCCTCCTGCACCTCTCCCCTAGCATCAGGCATCCTTAGATTTATCCACCTAGACAGGTGCTTACTTGCTGGCTGAGCTTTTATGACCAGGGTTGGCTTGGCAGTCACCTGATACCCAGAGTATAATACATAATGGGTTATGATCCCCCAACAGCTCTGGGGTCTTGGGGTAGGGCTTGGATTAGCCAAGTGAGGGGAAAAGTTTGACCAGTTCAGTTTCTGAACATTAGTGAGTTGCAACATTTCCTGGCAGATGTGGGTGGGTGTCCCCAGTGAGGTATCCATGCACAAAGTGGCCAAGTGCTCCACGCCACAGGCAGCTCCTTTCTTTCTGGAAGCAGGCCTATCCAAGCTGGGTTGGGTCTTTATCCAGGCTAAGTCCTGCCAGGCCTATGATTGAGCAGCAAGTTCGAGGGGAACTgatcaaaaacagacaaaatgaggggccagcctggtggcgtagtggttaagttcacacgctccacttcggcagcccaggtttcactggtttggatcccgggcagggccccatgcactgctcatcaagccgtgctgtggcagcatcccacatataaagtagaggaagatggacacagatgttagcccagggccaatctacctcagcaaaaagaggaggattggcaacagatgttagctcagggctaatcttcctcaaaaaaaaaaaaaaaaaaacctaaaatgaaGACTTGAGGACAATATCCAAAACATTAATCATTTTTATCTACCTACCATTGTTTTGCAACTTATTGCATGCATTTGTACACTGTTGCCTGTCTTGCAATGTTTTAGCTTTAAAAATTCCTAATGCTATTAGTTAATCATAACTACTTTGACatttttcatgaatatttaattttttctcaagTAAACTGTCCAAAAGCTAATGGGTTTAAAATGAGTATTTCCCTAAATTAATTCCTGTATTGATAGTTTTTGTGTACTCTCAGttgattttcacattttaatattttttaggaATTTCACGTGgctactttcttttaaaaacttattttcagccaatgactAAATTTATCTATTTAGCtatattttcacaattttttaaatgtgtgcttTCTACAAGcttctttaaaagacaaaatttccAATAAGGCTAAGGGAATGGATGACTTTTGTTGTGGTTGTTACTTCCGATAAGAACATTTAGattttaaatactattttaacACTAGAATGTGAAATAAAGAGCTGAGAAATATTTGTCTAGGTCACTGGGTTCCTAAATTTTTTGGATCACACAGTTCTTTGAAATTTGAAGGTCATAGGGCACTACTGGACttatgcaatgatggaaatgttgtgTATTTGCACCGTCCAATACAGTAGGCACAGTGGCTATCAAGCACTTGAGATGTGGCTAGTGCAGCTGaggaaatttcattttaattaatttaaatttaaatagccacacgtggctaccgTACTGAATAGCACAACAATAGACTCTTCccataaaaatgcaaaattttgCATAGAATTTCAGAGAAACTTTGAAGCCCACTTATggattttagatttaaaaaatcttgtGCTTCTACTACTACAATAATATCTAATGTTTTTTGATAACTTAGTATGTTCCAGGTGTTGGGCCTATACCTATAGGCTATAGGTATAGCCCTATACCTATGTTAacttatttcatcctcacaacttcTTCTTacggagaaggaaactgaggcacagagaagtgtcCTAACATACTTAGGATTACACAAGAAAGTATGACTCGAACCCAGGTTGTCTGACTTCAGAGTTCACGCTCTTAACCACATTAGGTTGTTCCTTGttaatttatcattttctgtAATGGTTTATAAAgacttttataatgataaaatagactttatccAAGGTGTAGAAATCATCAATATGCAAACCAGTAACTTCAACCCTTAGCTCTAAAAATAATTTGCCTCTGAATGATTCACTTATAGCaaggataaatttttttttttttgctgagaaagattcgccctgagctaacatctgttgccaatcttcctctttttttgcttgcagaagattagccctgagctaacatctgtgccaatcttcctttaatttgtatgtgggtcaccgctgcagcatggctgacgagtggtgtaggtccatgcctgggatctgaatccacaaacccaggccactgaagcagagtgcaccaaacttaactgctgtgccatcgggctggccccaagataaaTTTTTTCAAGATTCATAGAAATgttgataaagcagcagagcaggcaaaaatacaaataaattttatgaaatgtcaAAAAATGGATAGGATAAaattatatacatgcatacacatacacatacacaaggttgtgcaactgcCCCATAGCACATGTAAATTAGAAATGTTCAAGGGGTTTTGGTaaagacaaaaatgaataatTGCTCCTGGTAAACAATGATTAATACATGAAAAATTTATAACTGCAAGTATTCATTCCTCACTAACTGGTTGTCCTGAGTGATTTATTGTTTCAaacaattcattttctttctttttttttttttttttgtgaggaagatcagccctgagctaacatccatgccaatcctcctctttttgctgaggaagactggctgcgggctaacatccgtgccaatcttcctccaaacaaTTCATTTTCAATCAAATATTTACTCCCAGACCAAGATGCATAGGTTATGCTGGCAGCTTATCTTCATGCTGGATACATGAATCCGTGAATTCAATAAGATCTCAGCCTCTTAAGCGCAGGATATTCCATCATAAAAGTTGCAGGAAACTGTCCTGGAACTGTGCCCACAAGGAAGCATCATTCCATGGCAAACCCTAGGCTGGTAATCTGGATTTGGTGGTGCATACTAGTTGACTCACCTAGAGTCCTGCCTCTAGAAAAGGCAGTGAATGGCAGTgttggcagtgccccaggagagAACATTCATAATCCCAATATTCTCCTGAAGGGGGGTACACATGAGGGATGTCCTTCTGTCTTCTCCACTAAAGGACCAGAAACTCTAGGCAGGATTTTCCAAAACATTTCAAGGAAGGGTGAACTTTGGGGACAGTATTTGTGAGCATAAAGTGATAATAACGTGATGGCTGTCTTCTGCCAGTTAGAGAGCAAGAACCG is a genomic window containing:
- the ACSM3 gene encoding acyl-coenzyme A synthetase ACSM3, mitochondrial isoform X1 encodes the protein MEILLRAKCFQRLAIPGSVRPLHNDYRLVTPQNFSNYDSIKQDFKLEIPEYFNFAQDVLDQWTNVEKAGKRPSNPAFWWISGKGKEVRWSFEELGSLSRKFANILTEACALQRGDRVILILPRIPEWWLANVACLRTGTVLIPGTTQLTQKDILYRLQSSKAKCIITNEVLAPAIDAVASKCENLHSKLIVSQNPREGWENLKEMMKHASDNHTCVKTKHDEMMAIYFTSGTSGPPKMTGHTHSSFGLGLSVNGRFWLDLTSSDVMWNTSDTGWAKSAWSSVFSPWIQGACVFAHYLPHFEPTSILQTLSKFPITVFCSAPTAYRMLVQSDMSSCKFKNLKHCVSAGEPINPEVIEQWRNRTGLDIYEGYGQTETVLICGNFKGMKMKPGSMGKPSPAFDVKILDVNGNVLPPGQEGDIGIQVLPTRPCGLFTHYVDNPTKTASTLRGNFYITGDRGYMDEDGYFWFVARSDDIILSSGYRIGPFEVENALIEHPAIAESAVVSSPDPVRGEVVKAFIVLNPDYKSRDQEQLKKEIQEHVKKTTAPYKYPRKVEFIQELPKTSSGKIKRNELRKKEWETI